In one Streptomyces sp. NBC_00597 genomic region, the following are encoded:
- a CDS encoding protein kinase, whose product MVIAGRYRLEKRLGRGGMGTVWRASDELLGRPVAVKELHVEGGTDTRGALREARTIAQVRHPHVVVVHDVAEHDGRPHIVMELVDGGSLADRLGSEGPLGPAETARMGLALLGALTAAHARGVLHRDVKPANVLVEAGTGRVVLTDFGIARLAGSTTISETGAFVGSPEYTSPERMQGAAAGPESDLWSLGVLMCAALTGKSPFHRDSLGGVLHAVVYDEIRPPAQAGPLAPVIRGLLERLPERRMGAAEAERLLSSYVSTGTVPDTERDLAPAPPAGAAAGTTAPVGHAPTEHVTRPSAVPPGTARRTRPAVRAGLIAVLLVIAVGGAVLLTSRPGDGARGTTDSAGATPPAHSPAPSATLTFKPTPTPMPTVSAAPATAKPAPAGYRSVSDTEGFSLALPAGFQRTTDDQRVVYVSPDGAFRIGIKMQAAAPAGPVGVMRLSHANGPATNPGYRDGTVVPTTHNGLPAALWEFTWNGFSASEGARHTFDVCWEDGGRLYDVWVSAPVGRLAEARSHFDTALDSFVPGGPAAAGN is encoded by the coding sequence ATGGTGATCGCCGGGCGCTACCGCCTGGAGAAGCGCCTGGGCAGAGGCGGCATGGGGACCGTCTGGCGGGCATCCGACGAACTCCTCGGGCGGCCCGTGGCCGTCAAGGAGCTCCACGTCGAGGGGGGCACGGACACCAGGGGCGCCCTGCGGGAGGCCCGGACGATCGCGCAGGTCAGGCATCCGCACGTCGTCGTGGTGCACGACGTGGCGGAGCACGACGGGCGCCCCCACATCGTCATGGAGCTCGTCGACGGCGGTTCGCTGGCCGACCGGCTCGGCAGCGAAGGGCCGCTGGGCCCCGCCGAGACCGCACGGATGGGGCTCGCCCTGCTCGGCGCCCTGACCGCGGCACACGCACGCGGGGTGCTCCACCGGGACGTCAAGCCCGCCAACGTCCTCGTGGAGGCGGGCACCGGGCGGGTGGTGCTCACCGACTTCGGCATCGCGCGGCTCGCCGGGTCCACCACGATCAGTGAGACCGGCGCGTTCGTCGGCTCGCCCGAGTACACCTCGCCCGAGCGGATGCAGGGAGCGGCTGCGGGGCCCGAGTCCGACCTGTGGTCGCTCGGGGTCCTGATGTGCGCGGCGCTGACCGGGAAGTCGCCGTTCCACCGCGATTCACTCGGCGGGGTCCTGCACGCCGTCGTGTACGACGAGATCCGCCCGCCGGCACAGGCGGGGCCGCTGGCTCCGGTGATCCGCGGCCTGCTGGAGCGGCTCCCGGAGCGACGGATGGGCGCGGCGGAGGCCGAGCGGTTGCTGTCGTCCTACGTGAGCACCGGAACGGTGCCCGACACGGAGCGGGACCTCGCCCCGGCCCCGCCGGCCGGAGCCGCGGCCGGCACCACTGCCCCGGTCGGCCATGCGCCGACCGAGCACGTCACCCGCCCGTCCGCCGTTCCCCCGGGGACGGCCCGGCGGACCCGGCCGGCCGTGCGGGCGGGCCTGATCGCGGTGCTCCTGGTCATCGCGGTCGGCGGCGCGGTGCTGCTCACCTCCCGCCCCGGTGACGGTGCGCGCGGGACGACGGACTCCGCCGGTGCCACGCCCCCCGCGCACTCCCCCGCGCCGTCGGCGACGCTCACGTTCAAGCCCACGCCCACGCCCATGCCCACCGTGTCGGCGGCGCCCGCGACCGCGAAGCCCGCCCCCGCCGGGTACCGGTCGGTGTCCGACACCGAGGGCTTCAGCCTCGCCTTGCCCGCAGGCTTCCAGCGCACCACCGATGACCAGCGGGTCGTCTACGTCTCGCCGGACGGGGCCTTCCGGATCGGCATCAAGATGCAGGCGGCGGCGCCCGCCGGGCCGGTCGGCGTGATGCGGCTCTCGCACGCGAACGGCCCGGCCACCAACCCGGGCTACCGCGACGGCACGGTCGTCCCGACCACGCACAACGGACTGCCGGCCGCCCTCTGGGAGTTCACCTGGAACGGTTTCTCCGCTTCCGAGGGCGCCCGGCACACCTTCGACGTCTGCTGGGAGGACGGCGGGCGCCTGTACGACGTGTGGGTGTCGGCGCCCGTCGGCCGGCTCGCCGAGGCGCGGAGCCACTTCGACACGGCACTGGACTCCTTCGTTCCGGGCGGGCCGGCAGCCGCGGGCAACTGA
- a CDS encoding low temperature requirement protein A, protein METPHRVSTLELFFDLVFVFTITQLTVLLADDISLRGAGQVLVIFTVLFWMYGGYAHLTNQVPPDRTARRLLLILAMGAFLVCALAVPTAFGAGGVAFGLGYVFVVLVHSALYTQAHGSGVLWFALPNMLCALSVLAAGFFDGPPAWGLWMLALLIQFAVPQLVQRVAASGAESAGAVAEATTVTTVSDQLGGMSAEHLVERHGLLLIIVFGESVIAIGIGTGSLPLSVGIAGGAFLALAVASALWWMYFVRDEGRAEEVFAETAPENRFKLAMLAYYYAFLPMLLGIAAFAAGVKKTIGHLGEHLHTGPALALAGGVAVYLAGDLAFRAVLGIGPARFRAAALVLALATVPVGTGTAGLWQLVALVVVLLGALGAEVRWTPGCSAATGSG, encoded by the coding sequence ATGGAAACACCGCACCGCGTCAGCACGTTGGAGCTCTTCTTCGACCTCGTCTTCGTCTTCACCATCACCCAGCTGACGGTGTTGCTCGCGGACGACATCAGCCTCCGGGGAGCCGGCCAGGTGCTGGTGATCTTCACCGTGCTGTTCTGGATGTACGGGGGCTACGCGCACCTGACCAACCAGGTGCCGCCCGACCGCACGGCGCGGAGGCTGCTGCTGATCCTGGCCATGGGCGCGTTCCTGGTGTGCGCGCTGGCGGTACCGACCGCCTTCGGCGCCGGCGGGGTCGCCTTCGGCCTGGGGTACGTGTTCGTCGTCCTCGTGCACAGCGCGCTCTACACGCAGGCGCACGGGTCCGGGGTGCTCTGGTTCGCGCTGCCCAACATGCTGTGTGCGCTGTCGGTGCTGGCCGCCGGGTTCTTCGACGGGCCGCCCGCCTGGGGGCTGTGGATGCTCGCCCTGCTGATCCAGTTCGCCGTACCGCAGCTCGTGCAGCGGGTGGCGGCGAGCGGGGCGGAGTCCGCCGGGGCCGTGGCCGAGGCAACGACCGTGACGACCGTCAGCGATCAGCTCGGCGGCATGAGCGCCGAGCACCTCGTGGAGCGGCACGGGCTGCTGCTGATCATCGTCTTCGGCGAGTCCGTCATCGCGATCGGCATCGGGACCGGCTCGCTGCCGCTGTCCGTGGGGATCGCCGGGGGCGCCTTCCTCGCGCTCGCCGTCGCGTCGGCGCTGTGGTGGATGTACTTCGTGCGCGACGAGGGTCGCGCCGAGGAGGTCTTCGCCGAGACGGCGCCCGAGAACCGCTTCAAGTTGGCGATGCTCGCGTACTACTACGCCTTCCTGCCCATGCTGCTCGGGATCGCCGCCTTCGCGGCGGGCGTCAAGAAGACCATCGGGCACCTCGGCGAGCACCTGCACACCGGCCCGGCGCTCGCCCTCGCGGGCGGGGTCGCCGTCTACCTGGCCGGGGACCTGGCCTTCCGGGCCGTGCTCGGCATCGGCCCCGCCCGCTTCCGGGCGGCGGCGCTGGTGCTCGCCCTGGCGACGGTACCGGTCGGTACCGGCACCGCGGGGCTCTGGCAGCTCGTGGCGCTGGTCGTCGTGCTCCTGGGGGCGCTGGGAGCCGAGGTCCGCTGGACCCCGGGCTGCTCGGCGGCTACGGGCAGCGGATGA
- a CDS encoding beta-ketoacyl-ACP synthase III — protein MTGSRVVALGHYQPAKVITNEDLAAMVDTNDEWIRSRVGIKTRHMAGADEPVDELAYQAAGKALAGAGLSPDDIDLVLVATSTAIDRSPNMAARVAAKLGMGGSPAVMDLNVVCSGFTHALATADHAIRAGSATRALVIGADKMTEITDWTDRTTCVLTGDGAGAAVVEACEEPGIGPVLWGSVPEMGHAVRIEGSPPVFAQEGQSVYRWTTSQLPPLARKVCEKAGVAPEELAAVVLHQANLRIIEPLAAKIGAVNAVVARDVVDSGNTSAASIPMALSKLVQRGEIPTGAPVLLFGFGGNLSYAGQVIRCP, from the coding sequence ATGACCGGTTCACGAGTGGTGGCGCTAGGGCACTACCAGCCCGCGAAAGTGATCACCAACGAGGACCTCGCGGCCATGGTCGACACGAACGACGAGTGGATCCGCTCCCGGGTCGGCATCAAGACCCGGCACATGGCGGGCGCCGACGAGCCGGTGGACGAGCTGGCCTACCAGGCCGCGGGCAAGGCCCTCGCCGGTGCCGGCCTGTCCCCCGACGACATCGACCTCGTCCTGGTGGCCACCTCCACCGCGATCGACCGTTCGCCCAACATGGCCGCCCGCGTCGCCGCCAAGCTGGGCATGGGCGGCAGCCCGGCCGTCATGGACCTCAACGTCGTCTGTTCGGGGTTCACGCACGCCCTGGCCACCGCCGACCATGCGATCCGGGCCGGTTCGGCCACCCGCGCCCTGGTCATCGGCGCCGACAAGATGACCGAGATCACCGACTGGACCGACCGGACCACCTGTGTGCTGACCGGCGACGGTGCGGGCGCCGCCGTGGTCGAGGCCTGCGAGGAGCCCGGCATCGGTCCGGTCCTGTGGGGTTCGGTCCCCGAGATGGGCCACGCGGTCCGCATCGAGGGCTCTCCGCCGGTCTTCGCGCAGGAGGGCCAGTCCGTCTACCGCTGGACCACCAGCCAGCTCCCACCGCTGGCGCGCAAGGTGTGCGAGAAGGCCGGGGTCGCTCCCGAGGAGCTGGCCGCCGTCGTCCTGCACCAGGCGAACCTGCGGATCATCGAGCCGCTCGCCGCGAAGATCGGCGCCGTCAACGCGGTCGTGGCCCGCGATGTCGTGGACTCCGGCAACACCTCGGCCGCCAGTATCCCGATGGCCCTCTCGAAGCTGGTCCAGCGCGGCGAGATCCCCACCGGCGCCCCGGTCCTGCTCTTCGGGTTCGGCGGCAACCTCTCGTACGCCGGCCAGGTCATCCGCTGCCCGTAG
- the fdhD gene encoding formate dehydrogenase accessory sulfurtransferase FdhD, with protein sequence MGRVTERRRVIRVRNGAAGVRPDTLVAEEPLEIRLNGKPLAITMRTPGDDFALAVGFLVSEGVLGSASDVRAVTYCEGAAEDGTNTYNVVNVQLAPGVPVPDITLERNVYTTSSCGLCGKASLDAVRTATRFPLRPGTAEDALRIPAQLLGELPDRLRAAQKVFDRTGGLHAAGLFSPEGELLDVREDVGRHNAVDKIIGRAFQAGLLPLEGAVLLVSSRASFELAQKAVMAGIPILAAVSAPSSLAVDLALDSGLTLVGFLRGPNMNIYAGEERIAL encoded by the coding sequence ATGGGACGGGTCACCGAGCGCCGTCGTGTCATACGGGTGCGGAACGGCGCGGCCGGGGTCCGCCCGGACACGCTGGTCGCCGAGGAGCCGCTGGAGATACGGCTGAACGGCAAGCCGCTCGCCATCACGATGCGCACCCCCGGCGACGATTTCGCCCTGGCGGTCGGCTTCCTGGTCAGCGAGGGCGTCCTCGGTTCGGCCTCGGACGTGCGGGCCGTGACCTACTGCGAGGGGGCCGCGGAGGACGGCACGAACACGTACAACGTCGTCAACGTGCAGCTCGCCCCCGGGGTCCCGGTGCCGGACATCACCCTCGAACGGAACGTCTACACCACCTCCTCCTGCGGCCTGTGCGGAAAGGCCAGCCTGGACGCGGTGCGCACGGCCACCCGCTTCCCGCTCCGCCCCGGCACCGCCGAGGACGCCCTACGGATTCCCGCGCAGCTCCTCGGGGAGCTGCCGGACCGGCTCCGGGCGGCCCAGAAGGTCTTCGACCGCACCGGCGGCCTGCACGCGGCCGGGCTGTTCTCGCCGGAGGGCGAGCTGCTGGACGTACGGGAGGACGTCGGCCGCCACAACGCCGTGGACAAGATCATCGGCCGGGCGTTCCAGGCCGGCCTCCTACCGCTGGAGGGAGCCGTGCTGCTGGTGTCGAGCCGGGCCTCCTTCGAACTCGCGCAGAAGGCGGTGATGGCGGGCATCCCGATCCTGGCCGCCGTCTCCGCGCCGTCCTCGCTGGCCGTGGACCTCGCCCTGGACTCGGGCCTGACCCTGGTCGGTTTCCTGCGGGGGCCGAACATGAACATCTACGCCGGCGAGGAGCGGATCGCGCTCTAG
- a CDS encoding (2Fe-2S) ferredoxin domain-containing protein, whose translation MTWIRPLAAHAERPCTLVVCRGCCCGDPRKNPGSDHAGQLARLREAAAASGGRLAVRTSECLGPCAQANVIVVQPTTEARRRGARAAWFGWALDDTATDEVIAWAESGGPGVTPVPATLDLHRIDPPKPEPTPAAKRRTRRGR comes from the coding sequence GTGACCTGGATACGCCCGCTCGCCGCCCACGCCGAACGCCCCTGCACCCTCGTGGTCTGCCGCGGCTGCTGCTGCGGGGACCCCCGCAAGAATCCCGGCTCCGACCACGCGGGGCAGCTGGCCCGGCTGCGTGAGGCCGCCGCGGCGTCGGGGGGCCGACTGGCCGTCCGTACGAGCGAATGCCTCGGGCCGTGCGCGCAGGCCAACGTGATCGTCGTCCAGCCCACCACCGAGGCGCGGCGCCGGGGTGCCCGTGCGGCCTGGTTCGGCTGGGCCCTGGACGACACCGCCACGGACGAGGTCATCGCCTGGGCGGAATCCGGGGGCCCGGGCGTCACCCCGGTCCCGGCGACATTGGACCTGCACCGCATCGACCCGCCGAAGCCCGAGCCGACGCCGGCGGCCAAGCGGCGCACCCGCCGGGGCCGCTGA
- a CDS encoding bile acid:sodium symporter family protein has product MRRPFTPSRLPLDPYVLALLGTVGLAALLPARGAAASVAEGAATGAVALLFFLYGARLSTLEALDGLRHWRLHLTVLTCTFVLFPVLGLAARGLVPTLLTHPLHNGLLFLCLVPSTIQSSIAFTSIARGNVPAAICAGSFSSLAGIVLTPLLAAALLGGSAGGFSLGSLLKIVVQLLLPFLLGQALRRWVGGFLVRNKKVLGYVDRGSILLVVYTAFSAGMAAGIWHRVSVPRLGALVAVEAVLLAVMLLVSWYGAKRLGFGRADRIAIQFAGSKKSLAAGLPMASALFGAQASLAVLPLMLFHQMQLMVCAVLARRRAGDCAPGADAELPAGHVVEVSPGVQHPAPQAR; this is encoded by the coding sequence ATGCGCCGCCCGTTCACACCCTCCCGGCTGCCCTTGGACCCGTACGTCCTTGCCCTCCTCGGGACCGTCGGCCTCGCCGCCCTGCTGCCCGCCCGCGGTGCGGCCGCCTCCGTCGCCGAGGGCGCCGCCACCGGGGCGGTGGCCCTGCTGTTCTTCTTGTACGGCGCCCGGCTCTCCACCCTTGAAGCCCTCGACGGCCTGCGCCACTGGAGGCTCCACCTCACCGTCTTGACCTGCACGTTCGTGCTGTTCCCCGTGCTCGGCCTGGCTGCCCGCGGCCTGGTCCCGACGCTCCTGACGCACCCGCTCCACAACGGGCTGCTGTTCCTTTGCCTGGTGCCCTCGACGATCCAGTCCTCGATCGCCTTCACTTCGATCGCCCGCGGCAACGTCCCCGCCGCGATCTGCGCGGGCTCCTTCTCCAGCCTCGCCGGCATCGTCCTCACCCCCCTCCTGGCCGCCGCTCTGCTCGGCGGCAGCGCGGGCGGCTTCTCCCTCGGCTCCCTCCTCAAGATCGTCGTCCAGCTGCTGCTGCCCTTCTTGCTGGGCCAGGCCCTGCGCCGCTGGGTCGGCGGTTTCCTGGTCCGGAACAAGAAGGTGCTGGGGTACGTCGACCGCGGCTCGATCCTGCTCGTCGTCTACACCGCTTTCAGCGCGGGCATGGCCGCCGGGATCTGGCACCGGGTCAGCGTCCCGCGCCTGGGCGCCCTGGTGGCGGTGGAGGCCGTACTGCTCGCCGTCATGCTGCTGGTCAGCTGGTACGGGGCGAAGCGGCTCGGGTTCGGCCGCGCGGACCGGATCGCCATCCAGTTCGCGGGCTCGAAGAAGAGCCTGGCGGCCGGACTGCCCATGGCCAGCGCGCTGTTCGGGGCCCAGGCGAGCCTCGCCGTGCTGCCGCTGATGCTGTTCCACCAGATGCAACTGATGGTGTGCGCGGTACTGGCGCGCCGCCGCGCCGGGGATTGCGCGCCCGGAGCGGATGCCGAACTGCCCGCCGGGCATGTGGTGGAGGTCTCCCCCGGGGTCCAACACCCCGCACCGCAGGCCCGGTAA
- a CDS encoding LysR substrate-binding domain-containing protein: protein MYDPVQLRTFLTVAQTLSFTQAAGRLGVRQSTVSQHVRRLEEATGRPLFLRDTHRVELTEDGEALLGFARTILEAHERAAAWFTGTRLRGRLRFGASEDFVLTRLPEILEGFRHEHPEVDLELSVELSGTLHERLDAGRLDLVLAKRRGPGDERGRLVWRDRMVWIGAEGLRVDPDRAVPLIVFPPPGITRARALEVLEREGRAWRIACTSGSLSGLVAAARAGLGVMAHTRGLIPPGLVRVQGLPELGPVEFALLRGERSSQAAEALAAAILSGADRLTRPA, encoded by the coding sequence ATGTACGACCCCGTCCAGCTGCGCACGTTCCTCACGGTGGCCCAGACCCTCAGCTTCACCCAGGCCGCGGGCCGGCTCGGGGTCCGCCAGTCCACCGTCAGCCAGCACGTACGGCGGCTGGAGGAAGCGACCGGGCGGCCGCTCTTCCTGCGGGACACCCACCGCGTGGAACTGACCGAGGACGGCGAGGCACTGCTCGGCTTCGCCCGGACCATCCTGGAGGCGCACGAGCGGGCCGCGGCCTGGTTCACCGGGACCCGGCTGCGGGGCCGGCTGCGGTTCGGGGCGTCGGAGGACTTCGTGCTGACCCGGCTCCCGGAGATCCTGGAGGGCTTCCGGCACGAGCACCCCGAAGTGGACCTGGAGCTGTCGGTCGAGCTGTCCGGAACCCTGCACGAACGGCTCGACGCGGGGCGGCTCGACCTCGTCCTGGCGAAGCGGCGCGGGCCGGGGGACGAGCGGGGCCGGCTGGTGTGGCGGGACCGGATGGTGTGGATCGGGGCGGAGGGGCTGCGGGTGGATCCGGACCGGGCCGTGCCGCTGATCGTCTTCCCGCCGCCGGGGATCACCCGGGCCCGGGCGCTGGAGGTGCTGGAGCGCGAGGGGCGGGCGTGGCGGATCGCCTGCACCAGCGGCAGCCTGAGCGGGCTGGTCGCGGCCGCGCGGGCCGGGCTCGGCGTGATGGCCCACACCCGGGGGCTGATCCCGCCGGGGCTGGTCCGGGTCCAGGGGTTGCCGGAGCTCGGGCCGGTGGAGTTCGCGCTGCTGCGGGGCGAGCGGAGCTCGCAGGCGGCGGAGGCCCTGGCGGCCGCGATCCTCTCGGGCGCGGACCGCCTGACCCGCCCGGCGTAG
- a CDS encoding sigma-70 family RNA polymerase sigma factor, producing MSQWDPTARLSYWAFHANRRPSYMRFAYLQLGSDTAAEDAVDAAFDSIMNEWLRMLHMDRLDAYAWTILKQRLVDRQQWPGTWPEAMDISAFEAALKEAHADQYEVLTDTIRFYSAVSRLAERQRDAVLLRYGLQCTPGEAASVMGVDEATVRSQLGQAHRRLARILDASAES from the coding sequence ATGAGCCAGTGGGACCCGACGGCACGCCTGTCGTACTGGGCCTTCCACGCCAACCGGCGGCCCTCGTACATGCGTTTCGCGTACCTGCAGCTCGGCTCCGACACCGCTGCCGAGGACGCGGTGGACGCCGCCTTCGACTCGATCATGAACGAGTGGTTACGAATGCTCCACATGGACCGGCTCGACGCCTACGCCTGGACCATCCTCAAGCAGCGGCTCGTCGACCGGCAGCAGTGGCCCGGCACCTGGCCCGAAGCCATGGACATCAGCGCCTTCGAAGCCGCCCTCAAGGAGGCCCACGCCGACCAGTACGAGGTGCTGACCGACACCATCCGCTTCTACTCCGCCGTCTCCCGGCTCGCCGAACGCCAGCGCGACGCCGTGCTGCTGCGCTACGGGCTCCAGTGCACCCCCGGCGAAGCCGCGTCGGTGATGGGCGTCGACGAGGCCACCGTCCGCTCGCAGCTCGGCCAGGCCCACCGGCGGCTCGCCCGCATCCTCGACGCCTCCGCCGAATCATGA
- the metG gene encoding methionine--tRNA ligase, which yields MARHLITSALPYINGIKHLGNMVGSMLPADVYSRYLRQRGHDVLYICATDEHGTPAELAAKEAGLSVAEFCAQANDAQKAVYDGFELSFDYFGRSSSQQNAEITQHFARQLQANGFIEERAIRQVYSPVDGRFLPDRYVEGTCPHCGYDKARGDQCENCTRVLDPTDLIEPRSAISGSTELEVRETKHLFLLQSKLQHEVEAWVAEHEEEWPQLASSIARKWLTEGLHDRAITRDLDWGVPVPADTWPELAAEGKVFYVWFDAPIEYIASTKEWADADPANRDYKAWWYEAEDVRYTQFMAKDNVPFHTVMFPATEIGTREPWKKVDYVKAFNWLTYYGGKFSTSQKRGVFTDQALETLPADFWRYFLIANAPESDDSSFTWEHFTTTVNKDLGGTLGNFVNRVLTFSRKKFGDEVPAGSPAGEAEAKLGEQIAELLAEYEGHMESLQYRKAAAALRALWSAGNAYLDEKAPWLEVKTDLDGAALTLRTAMNLIHLYSVVSEPLIPASARTMRSAFALADDTATWITPEQAKSLDAVPAGTPFTVPPVLFARITEEDLESYRERFGGSPEA from the coding sequence ATGGCTCGACACCTGATCACCAGCGCGCTTCCCTACATCAACGGGATCAAGCACCTGGGCAACATGGTCGGGTCGATGCTTCCGGCGGATGTGTACTCCCGGTACCTCCGCCAGCGCGGCCACGACGTCCTGTACATCTGCGCCACCGACGAGCACGGCACCCCCGCCGAGCTCGCCGCGAAGGAGGCCGGCCTCTCGGTCGCCGAGTTCTGCGCGCAGGCCAACGACGCCCAGAAGGCGGTCTACGACGGCTTCGAGCTGTCCTTCGACTACTTCGGCCGCAGCTCCTCGCAGCAGAACGCCGAGATCACCCAGCACTTCGCGCGCCAGCTCCAGGCGAACGGGTTCATCGAGGAGCGCGCGATCCGGCAGGTGTACTCGCCGGTCGACGGCCGCTTCCTGCCGGACCGCTACGTCGAGGGCACCTGCCCGCACTGCGGCTACGACAAGGCCCGCGGCGACCAGTGCGAGAACTGCACCCGCGTCCTGGACCCCACGGACCTGATCGAGCCCCGCTCGGCGATCTCCGGCTCCACCGAGCTGGAGGTCCGCGAGACCAAGCACCTCTTCCTCCTCCAGTCCAAGCTCCAGCACGAGGTCGAGGCCTGGGTCGCGGAGCACGAGGAGGAGTGGCCGCAGCTGGCGTCCTCCATCGCCCGCAAGTGGCTGACCGAGGGCCTGCACGACCGCGCCATCACCCGCGACCTGGACTGGGGCGTACCGGTACCGGCCGACACCTGGCCCGAACTGGCCGCCGAGGGCAAGGTCTTCTACGTCTGGTTCGACGCGCCGATCGAGTACATCGCCTCCACCAAGGAGTGGGCGGACGCCGACCCGGCGAACCGCGACTACAAGGCCTGGTGGTACGAGGCCGAGGACGTGCGCTACACGCAGTTCATGGCCAAGGACAACGTCCCGTTCCACACGGTGATGTTCCCGGCCACCGAGATCGGCACCCGCGAGCCCTGGAAGAAGGTCGATTACGTCAAGGCCTTCAACTGGCTGACGTACTACGGCGGCAAGTTCTCCACCTCGCAGAAGCGCGGCGTCTTCACCGACCAGGCGCTGGAGACCCTCCCGGCCGACTTCTGGCGCTACTTCCTGATCGCCAACGCGCCCGAGTCCGACGACTCGTCGTTCACCTGGGAGCACTTCACCACCACGGTGAACAAGGACCTCGGCGGCACCCTGGGCAACTTCGTCAACCGGGTACTGACCTTCTCCCGGAAGAAGTTCGGCGACGAGGTCCCGGCCGGCAGCCCCGCCGGCGAGGCCGAGGCCAAGCTGGGCGAGCAGATCGCCGAGCTGCTGGCCGAGTACGAGGGCCACATGGAGTCCCTCCAGTACCGCAAGGCCGCCGCCGCGCTGCGCGCCCTGTGGTCAGCCGGCAACGCCTACCTCGACGAGAAGGCCCCCTGGCTGGAGGTCAAGACCGACCTGGACGGCGCCGCGCTCACCCTGCGCACCGCCATGAACCTCATCCACCTCTACTCGGTGGTCTCCGAGCCGCTCATCCCGGCGTCGGCCCGCACCATGCGCTCCGCGTTCGCGCTCGCCGACGACACGGCGACGTGGATCACCCCGGAGCAGGCCAAGTCGCTCGACGCGGTCCCGGCGGGAACGCCGTTCACCGTGCCGCCGGTGCTCTTCGCGAGGATCACCGAGGAGGACCTGGAGTCCTACCGCGAGCGCTTCGGCGGTTCCCCGGAGGCCTGA
- a CDS encoding glycosyltransferase 87 family protein, with amino-acid sequence MTPSARPLPLTAPRLPSASPTARWTAGWLLAAAWALSFPLLSSLGPHRLWGCCAAAGYLVAAGTTVLGRPRSALAAALTGAVVLPLLYLVLTGQGQSEVAVIERSGRLLLESGHLYVDRPAGVEEYTPYLPGTALLGLPHALLGGGDGWAVRLLGDARIWCAAVLFAALWAGRRMLGAPASPLLPVLVASPVVALPLAVSGVDLPLAGLCCLALAAAASGRPAAAGAALAAACAVKWTALPAVAVVLAVLGACRGARAAVRCATVAATVTALLVLPGVLLQPAEVWRQVFAFPTGRAQVPTPANSPLPGHLLAALGPWGWYLTVALLALGALVVALSLWARPPRTVVAAADRLALGLTLAFLLAPAGRFGYLALPVLMVVWARSVTPPPSTAPSRVVTGTRAPGVRRLRVR; translated from the coding sequence ATGACCCCTTCCGCCCGCCCGCTGCCGCTCACGGCCCCCCGTCTCCCGTCCGCCTCGCCCACCGCCCGGTGGACCGCCGGCTGGCTGCTCGCGGCCGCCTGGGCGCTGTCGTTCCCCTTACTCTCCTCGCTCGGCCCGCACCGGCTGTGGGGCTGCTGCGCGGCCGCCGGATACCTGGTCGCCGCCGGGACCACCGTCCTGGGCCGCCCCCGCTCGGCGCTCGCCGCAGCCCTGACCGGAGCCGTCGTACTACCCCTGCTGTACCTGGTCCTGACCGGGCAGGGCCAGTCCGAGGTCGCCGTCATCGAACGGTCCGGGCGGCTCCTGCTGGAGTCCGGACACCTCTACGTGGACCGGCCCGCCGGGGTCGAGGAGTACACCCCGTACCTGCCCGGCACGGCCCTCCTCGGCCTACCGCACGCCCTGCTGGGCGGCGGCGACGGCTGGGCCGTGCGCCTCCTCGGCGATGCCCGGATCTGGTGTGCGGCGGTCCTGTTCGCCGCCCTGTGGGCCGGGCGCCGCATGCTCGGCGCCCCCGCCTCGCCGCTGCTCCCCGTCCTGGTGGCCTCTCCGGTGGTGGCCCTCCCGCTGGCGGTGAGCGGGGTGGACCTGCCGCTGGCCGGGCTGTGCTGCCTGGCGCTCGCGGCCGCCGCCTCGGGCCGGCCCGCGGCGGCCGGGGCGGCGCTCGCGGCGGCGTGCGCCGTGAAGTGGACCGCGCTGCCCGCGGTGGCGGTGGTCCTCGCGGTCCTCGGGGCCTGCCGGGGAGCCCGCGCGGCGGTCCGCTGCGCGACGGTGGCGGCGACGGTCACGGCCCTGCTGGTGCTGCCGGGGGTGCTGCTCCAGCCGGCGGAGGTGTGGCGGCAGGTGTTCGCCTTCCCGACGGGCCGGGCGCAAGTGCCGACCCCGGCGAACAGCCCCCTGCCGGGGCACCTGCTGGCGGCACTCGGGCCGTGGGGCTGGTACCTGACGGTGGCCCTGCTGGCCCTGGGCGCTCTGGTGGTGGCGCTCTCGCTGTGGGCGCGCCCGCCGCGCACGGTCGTCGCCGCCGCCGACCGGCTCGCCCTGGGGCTGACCCTGGCCTTCCTGCTGGCTCCGGCGGGCCGCTTCGGTTACCTAGCGCTGCCGGTCCTGATGGTGGTGTGGGCCCGCTCCGTGACCCCGCCGCCGTCCACCGCCCCCTCGCGGGTCGTGACCGGCACGCGGGCCCCCGGGGTGCGGCGGCTCCGAGTGCGGTGA